From a region of the Verrucomicrobiia bacterium genome:
- a CDS encoding dienelactone hydrolase family protein, which yields MKSLLTLTAIAMTVLPLWAQVTPKERLDKSPRHLEWIKVKNGDREVSSFIAFPEVKEKATAVIVIHEIFGLTDWVRGVTDQLAEAGYIAIAPDFLTGTPGAGGGDAARTAIRALPAEQIAADLEAAIKHAASLPACNGKVVVAGFCWGGRQAFNFATNSQIKGAFVFYGDAVSTAAMPNIKAPVYGFYGENDARITSAVPKAAEDMKAAGKTFEPVTYEGAGHGFMRSGEAADANAANKKAREDAWKRWKELLGRI from the coding sequence ATGAAATCACTTCTTACGCTTACCGCCATCGCGATGACCGTCCTGCCGTTGTGGGCCCAGGTGACTCCCAAGGAGCGCCTCGACAAATCTCCGCGCCACCTGGAGTGGATCAAAGTGAAGAACGGTGATCGTGAAGTCAGTTCGTTCATCGCATTTCCGGAGGTGAAGGAAAAAGCAACGGCCGTGATCGTGATCCACGAAATATTCGGCCTGACCGATTGGGTCCGGGGGGTGACCGATCAACTGGCGGAAGCGGGATACATTGCGATCGCGCCCGATTTCCTGACGGGCACGCCAGGCGCGGGCGGCGGCGATGCCGCGCGCACTGCAATCCGCGCCCTGCCTGCCGAGCAGATTGCCGCGGATCTCGAGGCCGCGATCAAGCACGCCGCGAGTTTGCCCGCCTGCAATGGAAAGGTCGTGGTGGCTGGCTTCTGCTGGGGCGGCCGGCAGGCATTCAACTTCGCCACCAACAGCCAGATCAAGGGAGCGTTCGTGTTTTACGGCGATGCTGTTTCCACTGCGGCAATGCCGAACATCAAAGCGCCGGTTTACGGCTTCTATGGCGAGAACGACGCGCGCATCACATCGGCCGTTCCGAAGGCTGCTGAAGACATGAAAGCGGCGGGAAAAACCTTCGAGCCCGTCACTTATGAAGGTGCAGGGCACGGATTCATGAGAAGCGGTGAAGCCGCGGATGCGAATGCAGCAAACAAGAAGGCGCGGGAGGATGCCTGGAAACGCTGGAAGGAACTGCTCGGCCGGATTTAA
- a CDS encoding glucose-1-phosphate adenylyltransferase, whose product MSQTGRQSLNTSNVLSVVMGGGQGTRLFPLTKERAKPAVPLAGKYRIVDVPISNCINSGLRRVYLLTQFNSASLHRHIAQSYKFDHFSGGFVEILAAEQTYTDASWYQGTADAVRKNLIHFLNHDFEYLLILSGDQLYRMDYRTIIQQHIDTRADITIATIPVSRRDSQAFGIMQMAEDLRITRFVEKPKDPALQDSLRLPQEWYERLGIQDARELFLASMGIYVFTRDVVRQLLDNTLADFGKHIIPSAIESQRVYSYVFQGYWEDIGTIRSFFDANLDLTSELPRFNFFDMASPIFTRPRFLPGSKINGAHIDHAVISDGCILNHAHISNSIVGVRSIVGAGTEVNRVVLLGCDYYESHESIHANEAAGRPRIGIGTNTRVENAIIDKNARIGNNVVITPSGKPENADHPLYYIRDGVVIVPKNGIVPHGTVI is encoded by the coding sequence ATGTCACAAACCGGGCGGCAGTCTCTGAACACGAGCAATGTCCTTTCGGTGGTCATGGGCGGCGGACAAGGGACGCGACTCTTCCCTTTGACGAAGGAGCGCGCGAAGCCCGCGGTGCCGCTCGCAGGCAAATACCGAATCGTGGATGTGCCGATCTCCAACTGCATCAACTCCGGGCTGCGCCGCGTTTACCTGCTGACGCAGTTCAATTCAGCGTCGCTGCACCGGCACATCGCCCAGTCCTACAAGTTCGATCATTTCTCCGGCGGATTCGTTGAAATCCTTGCAGCCGAACAGACCTATACCGACGCCTCGTGGTACCAGGGAACGGCCGACGCCGTGCGCAAAAACCTGATCCACTTCCTGAACCACGACTTCGAATACCTCCTGATTCTTAGCGGCGATCAGTTGTATCGAATGGATTACCGCACGATCATTCAGCAGCACATCGACACCCGCGCGGACATCACAATCGCAACGATTCCCGTTTCGCGCCGCGATTCCCAGGCGTTTGGCATCATGCAGATGGCCGAGGACCTGCGCATCACGCGGTTCGTCGAGAAGCCTAAGGATCCCGCGCTGCAGGATTCTTTGCGGCTGCCGCAGGAATGGTATGAACGGCTGGGAATCCAGGACGCTCGTGAATTATTCCTCGCCTCGATGGGCATTTATGTTTTCACACGCGATGTCGTGAGGCAGTTGCTGGACAATACGCTCGCCGACTTCGGCAAGCACATTATTCCGAGCGCGATTGAATCCCAGCGCGTCTATTCCTACGTGTTCCAGGGATATTGGGAGGACATTGGGACGATCCGTTCGTTCTTCGATGCGAACCTCGACCTTACGTCTGAATTGCCTCGGTTCAACTTCTTCGACATGGCGTCACCGATCTTCACGCGGCCGCGGTTCCTGCCGGGCTCCAAAATCAACGGCGCACACATTGATCACGCGGTGATTTCCGACGGCTGCATTCTCAATCACGCCCATATCAGCAACAGCATCGTGGGCGTTCGCAGCATTGTCGGCGCGGGAACCGAGGTGAACCGTGTCGTGTTGCTCGGTTGTGATTATTATGAATCACATGAATCGATCCATGCCAATGAAGCCGCGGGCCGTCCGCGGATCGGCATCGGCACGAACACGCGAGTTGAGAACGCGATCATCGACAAGAACGCGCGCATCGGGAACAACGTCGTGATCACCCCGTCGGGAAAGCCGGAGAATGCCGATCACCCGCTTTATTACATTCGCGATGGCGTCGTGATTGTGCCCAAGAACGGAATCGTCCCGCACGGAACCGTGATCTGA